The nucleotide sequence GGCCTGGAAAGAAAACATCGACGTCATTTTACTCGGGGCGAGCCGAGAGGGATTATTGACTCAAGCAATCAAAGGCAACATTCCAGAGGCGATCGCTCGTCGAAGTCACTGCAACGTTATCCTCTTCCGAGGCAATAGCGATGATGCAGGCGCGCTATCAAGCACAAGCTGAAAATTAGTTTTGTGGGGGCGCGACGCGCCCCCACAAAACTAGCTTTATTAAAGCGCTATAGGCGAAGGCGTCATTTTGGGTATTCTTATGCCTACTGGGGATCGGTTCACATCCGGTTCGTAGAGATTCATCACAATCGTCCAGAAACAACCTCCTTAGCCTTGAAGACAGTAGATGGATCTCATTGAGGTTCAACAGTCCCGTTCCCCGAGGCCCAGTTTCTCATGTGAGCGGTGCTCCAGGTTTCGCTCAGCCTTCCATGCCATCGCTTTTTAAGTAACCTCCGTGAGACTGATTCGACTCTATCAACGCCTCGTCGAACGGATTGAAGGCGCGCATCTGCCAAGGATTCCTGAAGCGCTATCTGCGATCGCCATGACCAGTCTGGCGGCTACAAGCCTCATTTTGGGGCTGAAGCAGCTCAGCAAAGTCGAATCCCTAGAGCTAATGGCCTACGACCGCATGATGCAGATGCGGGGCGATGCTCCTCTGGATGAGCGGCTGCTGATTGTGGGCATTAACGAGCGCGACATCGAAACCCAGCGCGTCACCCCTCCCGATCAAATTCTGGCGGGTGTCCTGCGAACGCTCCAGCAGCATCATCCCCGCGTCATCGGCTTGGATCTTCACCGCAATGCGCCACAGCCCCCCGGTTGGGACGATTTGCTGGCCCAAATGCAGGCTGAGAACGTCGTTGTGATAACCAAGTTGGGCGATACGGTTGAAAATACCATTCCCCCGCCGCCAACCCTGCCCCCGGACCAAGTAGGGTTCAATGATCTGCCCATCGACCCCGATGGAGCCGTGCGTCGTAGCTTGCTGCTTGGCTCCAATCAGGATGGCGTTTTTTATTCCTTTGCGTTGAGGCTGGCGCTACGCTATCTGGCAGACGAGGGCATTCAGCCCCAGGGCAGCGCGGCCAATCCTGAGTATTTGCAGCTGGGAGAGTCGGTCTTTGTGCCGTTGGAACCCAACGCTGGAGGCTATCACCGCATCGATAGCGGTGGCTACCAGATTTTGCTGGACTATCGACGGAATGAGGCGATCGCCCCTCATATTTCGTTGACCGACGTGTTAGAAAATCGTTTTGACCCCGATTTAGTCACCGATCGGATCGTGCTGATCGGAACGACCGCCACGAGCCTGAAAGATTTATTTTTCACGCCATACAGTATGGGCCAGCAAGATGGACAGAAAATGGCAGGGGTCGAAATTCATGCTCAGATGGTCAGTCAGATTCTAGATGCGGCCCAGGGGAGCCGACCGCTGTTTT is from Leptolyngbya iicbica LK and encodes:
- a CDS encoding universal stress protein, which gives rise to MDVILLGASREGLLTQAIKGNIPEAIARRSHCNVILFRGNSDDAGALSSTS
- a CDS encoding CHASE2 domain-containing protein gives rise to the protein MRLIRLYQRLVERIEGAHLPRIPEALSAIAMTSLAATSLILGLKQLSKVESLELMAYDRMMQMRGDAPLDERLLIVGINERDIETQRVTPPDQILAGVLRTLQQHHPRVIGLDLHRNAPQPPGWDDLLAQMQAENVVVITKLGDTVENTIPPPPTLPPDQVGFNDLPIDPDGAVRRSLLLGSNQDGVFYSFALRLALRYLADEGIQPQGSAANPEYLQLGESVFVPLEPNAGGYHRIDSGGYQILLDYRRNEAIAPHISLTDVLENRFDPDLVTDRIVLIGTTATSLKDLFFTPYSMGQQDGQKMAGVEIHAQMVSQILDAAQGSRPLFWFWPLWLEIFWMWIWAVGGGTMAWFVRRPLVLGLGSVALLIGVSGIGYGVFLHHGWIPIIAPALTLGLSTGTIIMYRAQQAQQQQKMVMTLLGQSTSPEIAEALWESRDRLLRSGKLPGQRLIATMLFSDIREFSTLAEKLPPEDLLDWLNEYLDEMVGAVKEHRGIVNKFTGDGLLAVFGVPVPRTTPEEIAHDAQQAVRCALAMGDRLAQLNQDWTRRGLANARMRVGIFTGPVVVGSLGGQDRLEYGVIGDSVNTAARLESCLKTRQPGICRILIAHETLEHLHNQFQVESWGDVELKGKELLADVYRVIGPAGGDDSADGDAVP